A stretch of Brassica rapa cultivar Chiifu-401-42 chromosome A08, CAAS_Brap_v3.01, whole genome shotgun sequence DNA encodes these proteins:
- the LOC103833123 gene encoding TLC domain-containing protein 5, whose translation MEEEQIRVVKIIVIGVILWGVSFILTRRIFSSYSFDFSNRLLSTVHATVAVTLATLSVQDWSCPVCPRASKPSPQQMDTMAFSLSYMIYDLICCQFDQVISMDNAVHHFVSILGFVAGFAYQKSGSEIIATLWIAEISSPFYHLREILKEIGYRDTSVNLAADVCFATIFTLARIVCGPFLVYVSLTADNPIFIKAMGSGLQLVSIFWFYKIFGMMRYKLFKKPKSNKKAT comes from the exons ATGGAGGAAGAACAAATAAGAGTCGTAAAGATAATAGTTATTGGAGTAATATTATGGGGTGTGAGCTTTATTCTTACCAGAAGAATCTTCTCAAGCTACTCCTTCGACTTCAGCAACCGTCTTCTCTCAACTGTTCACGCGACAGTCGCTGTCACTTTAGCAACTCTCTCTGTTCAAGATTGGTCTTGCCCTGTTTGTCCTCGTGCTTCTAAGCCATCTCCCCAACAG ATGGATACAATGGCGTTTTCATTGTCGTACATGATATACGATCTCATATGTTGTCAGTTCGATCAAGTGATCAGCATGGACAATGCGGTTCATCATTTTGTCAGCATTCTTGGTTTTGTTGCTGGATTTGCCTACCAAAAG TCTGGATCTGAGATCATAGCTACACTGTGGATAGCAGAGATATCGAGTCCTTTTTACCATTTAAGGGAGATTCTTAAAGAGATTGGATACAGAGACACCAGCGTCAATCTAGCAGCCGAT GTGTGTTTTGCCACTATTTTCACATTGGCGAGAATTGTGTGTGGACCCTTTCTCGTTTACGTAAGTCTAACGGCTGATAATCCCATCTTCATCAAG GCAATGGGATCCGGATTACAACTCGTGAGTATATTTTGGTTCTATAAAATCTTTGGGATGATGAGATATAAACTATTTAAGAAGCCAAAGTCAAACAAAAAGGCTACCTAG
- the LOC103833124 gene encoding DNA replication licensing factor MCM2 isoform X2, translating to MAGEDSDNQPSSPASPSSAGFNTDQLPFSTSQNSENFSDEEEAEVDPQVIRDEPEDEEEEEEEEGEDLFNDNFHQDYEKRDEQDQYESVGLDDSVVDNRGLGQIALDRRAAEAVLDARETRLANRKLPHLLHDNDDSNYRPSKRARAAVPPRGNGRDPDGNPSSPLPDVSMTDQTDDYQDEDDEAEFEMYRIQGSLREWVMRDEVRRFIAKKFRDFLLTYVKPNSENGEYVRLINEMVSANKCSLEIDYKEFIHVHPNIAIWLADAPQPVLEVMEEVSEKVIFDLHPNYKNIHQKIYVRVTNLPVNDQIRNIRQIHLNTMIRIGGVVTRRSGVFPQLQQVKYDCNKCGAILGPFFQNSYSEVKVGSCSECQSKGPFTVNVEQTIYRNYQKLTIQESPGTVPAGRLPRHKEVILLNDLIDCARPGEEIEVTGIYTNNFDLSLNTKNGFPVFATVVEANYVTKKQDLFSAYKLTQEDKTQIEELSKDPRIVERIIKSIAPSIYGHEDIKTAIALAMFGGQEKNIKGKHRLRGDINVLLLGDPGTAKSQFLKYVEKTGQRAVYTTGKGASAVGLTAAVHKDPVTREWTLEGGALVLADRGICLIDEFDKMNDQDRVSIHEAMEQQSISISKAGIVTSLQARCSVIAAANPVGGRYDSSKSFAQNVELTDPILSRFDILCVVKDVVDPVTDDMLAEFVVNSHFKSQPKGGKMDDSEPQDDNHGSSGSSDPEVLPQNLLRKYLTYSKLYVFPKLSEIDAKKLETVYANLRRESMNGQGVSIATRHLESMIRMSEANARMHLRQYVTEDDVNMAIRVLLDSFISTQKFGVQRTLRESFKRYITYKKDYNSLLLVLLKELVKNALKFEEIITGSNSGLSSIEVKIEELQTKANEYDLADLRPFFSSKDFAKAHFELDHGLGVIKFPRRLVTW from the exons atggcGGGAGAAGATTCAGACAATCAGCCGTCGTCGCCAGCTTCACCTTCATCCGCTGGGTTCAACACCGACCAGTTACCTTTCAGTACAAGCCAGAACTCCGAGAATTTCTCGGATGAAGAAGAAGCCGAGGTAGATCCGCAAGTCATAAGAGATGAGCCTgaggacgaggaagaagaagaagaagaagaaggagaagatctCTTCAACGATAACTTCCACCA AGATTATGAGAAAAGAGATGAGCAAGATCAGTATGAGTCTGTTGGATTGGATGATTCCGTCGTCGACAACAGAGGTCTAGGTCAGATTGCGCTTGACCGTCGCGCCGCTGAGGCTGTCCTCGATGCTCGTGAAACTCGCCTCGCTAATCgcaagcttcctcatctccttcacGATAATG ATGATTCGAACTATCGACCTTCGAAGAGGGCTCGAGCTGCGGTTCCACCAAGAGGCAATGGCCGTGATCCTGATGGAAACCCAAGTTCCCCACTGCCTGATGTCTCAATGACTGATCAAACAGATGATTATCAAGATGAG GATGATGAAGCAGAGTTTGAGATGTATCGTATCCAAGGCAGTCTGAGGGAATGGGTTATGAGAGACGAAGTGCGTCGTTTCATTGCTAAGAAGTTCAGAGACTTCTTGCTCACTTATGTCAAACCAAACAGTGAGAATGGAGAATATGTTCGTCTGATTAATGAAATGGTCTCAG CTAATAAGTGCAGTCTAGAAATCGATTACAAAGAATTCATACATGTCCACCCGAATATTGCCATCTGGCTAGCGGATGCTCCACAACCTGTTCTCGAAGTCATGGAGGAAGTTTCAGAAAAGGTCATCTTTGATCTGCATCCAAACTACAAGAATATTCACCAGAAGATTTATGTTCGTGTTACTAATCTACCAGTTAATGATCAGATTAGGAACATAAG GCAGATTCATCTTAACACAATGATCCGCATTGGTGGAGTTGTCACGAGGCGTTCTGGTGTCTTTCCTCAGCTTCAGCAGGTGAAATATGATTGTAACAAGTGTGGAGCGATATTGGGACCTTTCTTCCAAAACTCGTATTCAGAAGTCAAAGTTGGTTCTTGTTCTGAATGCCAGTCAAAAGGACCGTTTACTGTCAATGTCGAACAG ACGATATACAGGAACTATCAGAAGCTTACCATCCAAGAGTCTCCAGGAACAGTGCCTGCTGGACGACTTCCAAGACACAAGGAAGTTATCTTGCTGAATGACCTTATTGATTGTGCTCGTCCTGGGGAAGAAATT GAGGTTACTGGCATATATACCAACAATTTTGACCTGTCTTTGAACACAAAGAATGGGTTTCCTGTCTTTGCCACTGTGGTCGAGGCAAATTATGTTACAAAGAAGCAAGACCTCTTCTCTGCATACAAGCTAACACAGGAAGACAAGACTCAAATCGAAGAGCTATCCAAGGATCCACGTATAGTTGAACGT ATCATTAAGTCAATTGCTCCGTCAATATATGGCCACGAAGATATCAAGACAGCTATAGCTCTTGCGATGTTTGGAGGCCAAGAGAAAAACATTAAAGGGAAGCACAGACTGCGTGGAGACATTAATGTACTTCTACTAGGAGATCCAGGAACAGCAAAATCACAATTTCTGAA ATATGTTGAGAAAACGGGCCAGAGAGCTGTCTACACGACTGGGAAGGGAGCTTCTGCTGTTGGTCTGACTGCAGCAGTACACAAGGATCCAGTTACAAGGGAGTGGACTCTTGAAGGAGGGGCTCTTGTACTTGCTGACCGAGGAATCTGTCTTATCGATGAGTTTGATAAGATGAATGATCAGGACAG GGTGAGCATCCATGAAGCCATGGAACAGCAGAGTATTAGTATATCGAAGGCAGGAATTGTTACTTCTCTGCAAGCTCGTTGCTCTGTTATTGCTGCAGCTAATCCAGTTGGTGGAAG GTACGATTCATCCAAATCATTTGCACAGAATGTGGAGTTGACAGATCCGATCCTTTCTCGTTTTGATATCCTTTGTGTTGTCAAG GATGTGGTTGACCCAGTGACAGATGACATGCTTGCTGAATTTGTTGTCAATAGTCACTTCAAATCACAACCTAAAGGTGGTAAAATGGATGATAGCGAGCCCCAAGATGACAATCATGGATCTAGCGGTTCTTCTGATCCCGAG GTTCTTCCCCAGAACTTGCTTAGGAAATACTTAACATACTCGAAGTTGTATGTATTCCCTAAACTGAGTGAAATTGATGCCAAGAagttggaaactgtttatgcTAATCTAAGAAGAGAATCAATG AACGGACAAGGGGTCTCTATTGCGACAAGGCACCTGGAGTCAATGATCCGAATGTCTGAAGCAAATGCTAGGATGCACCTTAGACAGTATGTCACAGAAGATGATGTTAACATGGCCATTCGTGTCCTGCTTGACTCTTTCATATCAACTCAGAAATTCGGTGTTCAGAGAACCCTGAGAGAG AGTTTTAAACGATACATTACATACAAAAAGGACTACAACTCACTGCTGCTCGTTCTTCTGAAAGAGCTAGTGAAGAATGCTTTGAAGTTTGAAGAAATCATTACGGGATCAAACTCGGGACTATCTTCGATCGAAGTTAAGATAGAGGAGCTGCAGACGAAG GCCAACGAATACGACCTCGCAGATTTACGGCCGTTCTTTTCGAGCAAAGATTTTGCCAAAGCTCATTTCGAGTTGGATCATGGTCTAGGAGTGATCAAATTTCCTAGAAGGCTAGTCACTTGGTAA
- the LOC103833124 gene encoding DNA replication licensing factor MCM2 isoform X1, which yields MAGEDSDNQPSSPASPSSAGFNTDQLPFSTSQNSENFSDEEEAEVDPQVIRDEPEDEEEEEEEEGEDLFNDNFHQDYEKRDEQDQYESVGLDDSVVDNRGLGQIALDRRAAEAVLDARETRLANRKLPHLLHDNDSDDSNYRPSKRARAAVPPRGNGRDPDGNPSSPLPDVSMTDQTDDYQDEDDEAEFEMYRIQGSLREWVMRDEVRRFIAKKFRDFLLTYVKPNSENGEYVRLINEMVSANKCSLEIDYKEFIHVHPNIAIWLADAPQPVLEVMEEVSEKVIFDLHPNYKNIHQKIYVRVTNLPVNDQIRNIRQIHLNTMIRIGGVVTRRSGVFPQLQQVKYDCNKCGAILGPFFQNSYSEVKVGSCSECQSKGPFTVNVEQTIYRNYQKLTIQESPGTVPAGRLPRHKEVILLNDLIDCARPGEEIEVTGIYTNNFDLSLNTKNGFPVFATVVEANYVTKKQDLFSAYKLTQEDKTQIEELSKDPRIVERIIKSIAPSIYGHEDIKTAIALAMFGGQEKNIKGKHRLRGDINVLLLGDPGTAKSQFLKYVEKTGQRAVYTTGKGASAVGLTAAVHKDPVTREWTLEGGALVLADRGICLIDEFDKMNDQDRVSIHEAMEQQSISISKAGIVTSLQARCSVIAAANPVGGRYDSSKSFAQNVELTDPILSRFDILCVVKDVVDPVTDDMLAEFVVNSHFKSQPKGGKMDDSEPQDDNHGSSGSSDPEVLPQNLLRKYLTYSKLYVFPKLSEIDAKKLETVYANLRRESMNGQGVSIATRHLESMIRMSEANARMHLRQYVTEDDVNMAIRVLLDSFISTQKFGVQRTLRESFKRYITYKKDYNSLLLVLLKELVKNALKFEEIITGSNSGLSSIEVKIEELQTKANEYDLADLRPFFSSKDFAKAHFELDHGLGVIKFPRRLVTW from the exons atggcGGGAGAAGATTCAGACAATCAGCCGTCGTCGCCAGCTTCACCTTCATCCGCTGGGTTCAACACCGACCAGTTACCTTTCAGTACAAGCCAGAACTCCGAGAATTTCTCGGATGAAGAAGAAGCCGAGGTAGATCCGCAAGTCATAAGAGATGAGCCTgaggacgaggaagaagaagaagaagaagaaggagaagatctCTTCAACGATAACTTCCACCA AGATTATGAGAAAAGAGATGAGCAAGATCAGTATGAGTCTGTTGGATTGGATGATTCCGTCGTCGACAACAGAGGTCTAGGTCAGATTGCGCTTGACCGTCGCGCCGCTGAGGCTGTCCTCGATGCTCGTGAAACTCGCCTCGCTAATCgcaagcttcctcatctccttcacGATAATG ATTCAGATGATTCGAACTATCGACCTTCGAAGAGGGCTCGAGCTGCGGTTCCACCAAGAGGCAATGGCCGTGATCCTGATGGAAACCCAAGTTCCCCACTGCCTGATGTCTCAATGACTGATCAAACAGATGATTATCAAGATGAG GATGATGAAGCAGAGTTTGAGATGTATCGTATCCAAGGCAGTCTGAGGGAATGGGTTATGAGAGACGAAGTGCGTCGTTTCATTGCTAAGAAGTTCAGAGACTTCTTGCTCACTTATGTCAAACCAAACAGTGAGAATGGAGAATATGTTCGTCTGATTAATGAAATGGTCTCAG CTAATAAGTGCAGTCTAGAAATCGATTACAAAGAATTCATACATGTCCACCCGAATATTGCCATCTGGCTAGCGGATGCTCCACAACCTGTTCTCGAAGTCATGGAGGAAGTTTCAGAAAAGGTCATCTTTGATCTGCATCCAAACTACAAGAATATTCACCAGAAGATTTATGTTCGTGTTACTAATCTACCAGTTAATGATCAGATTAGGAACATAAG GCAGATTCATCTTAACACAATGATCCGCATTGGTGGAGTTGTCACGAGGCGTTCTGGTGTCTTTCCTCAGCTTCAGCAGGTGAAATATGATTGTAACAAGTGTGGAGCGATATTGGGACCTTTCTTCCAAAACTCGTATTCAGAAGTCAAAGTTGGTTCTTGTTCTGAATGCCAGTCAAAAGGACCGTTTACTGTCAATGTCGAACAG ACGATATACAGGAACTATCAGAAGCTTACCATCCAAGAGTCTCCAGGAACAGTGCCTGCTGGACGACTTCCAAGACACAAGGAAGTTATCTTGCTGAATGACCTTATTGATTGTGCTCGTCCTGGGGAAGAAATT GAGGTTACTGGCATATATACCAACAATTTTGACCTGTCTTTGAACACAAAGAATGGGTTTCCTGTCTTTGCCACTGTGGTCGAGGCAAATTATGTTACAAAGAAGCAAGACCTCTTCTCTGCATACAAGCTAACACAGGAAGACAAGACTCAAATCGAAGAGCTATCCAAGGATCCACGTATAGTTGAACGT ATCATTAAGTCAATTGCTCCGTCAATATATGGCCACGAAGATATCAAGACAGCTATAGCTCTTGCGATGTTTGGAGGCCAAGAGAAAAACATTAAAGGGAAGCACAGACTGCGTGGAGACATTAATGTACTTCTACTAGGAGATCCAGGAACAGCAAAATCACAATTTCTGAA ATATGTTGAGAAAACGGGCCAGAGAGCTGTCTACACGACTGGGAAGGGAGCTTCTGCTGTTGGTCTGACTGCAGCAGTACACAAGGATCCAGTTACAAGGGAGTGGACTCTTGAAGGAGGGGCTCTTGTACTTGCTGACCGAGGAATCTGTCTTATCGATGAGTTTGATAAGATGAATGATCAGGACAG GGTGAGCATCCATGAAGCCATGGAACAGCAGAGTATTAGTATATCGAAGGCAGGAATTGTTACTTCTCTGCAAGCTCGTTGCTCTGTTATTGCTGCAGCTAATCCAGTTGGTGGAAG GTACGATTCATCCAAATCATTTGCACAGAATGTGGAGTTGACAGATCCGATCCTTTCTCGTTTTGATATCCTTTGTGTTGTCAAG GATGTGGTTGACCCAGTGACAGATGACATGCTTGCTGAATTTGTTGTCAATAGTCACTTCAAATCACAACCTAAAGGTGGTAAAATGGATGATAGCGAGCCCCAAGATGACAATCATGGATCTAGCGGTTCTTCTGATCCCGAG GTTCTTCCCCAGAACTTGCTTAGGAAATACTTAACATACTCGAAGTTGTATGTATTCCCTAAACTGAGTGAAATTGATGCCAAGAagttggaaactgtttatgcTAATCTAAGAAGAGAATCAATG AACGGACAAGGGGTCTCTATTGCGACAAGGCACCTGGAGTCAATGATCCGAATGTCTGAAGCAAATGCTAGGATGCACCTTAGACAGTATGTCACAGAAGATGATGTTAACATGGCCATTCGTGTCCTGCTTGACTCTTTCATATCAACTCAGAAATTCGGTGTTCAGAGAACCCTGAGAGAG AGTTTTAAACGATACATTACATACAAAAAGGACTACAACTCACTGCTGCTCGTTCTTCTGAAAGAGCTAGTGAAGAATGCTTTGAAGTTTGAAGAAATCATTACGGGATCAAACTCGGGACTATCTTCGATCGAAGTTAAGATAGAGGAGCTGCAGACGAAG GCCAACGAATACGACCTCGCAGATTTACGGCCGTTCTTTTCGAGCAAAGATTTTGCCAAAGCTCATTTCGAGTTGGATCATGGTCTAGGAGTGATCAAATTTCCTAGAAGGCTAGTCACTTGGTAA
- the LOC103833124 gene encoding DNA replication licensing factor MCM2 isoform X3 has protein sequence MAGEDSDNQPSSPASPSSAGFNTDQLPFSTSQNSENFSDEEEAEVDPQVIRDEPEDEEEEEEEEGEDLFNDNFHQDYEKRDEQDQYESVGLDDSVVDNRGLGQIALDRRAAEAVLDARETRLANRKLPHLLHDNDSDDSNYRPSKRARAAVPPRGNGRDPDGNPSSPLPDVSMTDQTDDYQDEDDEAEFEMYRIQGSLREWVMRDEVRRFIAKKFRDFLLTYVKPNSENGEYVRLINEMVSANKCSLEIDYKEFIHVHPNIAIWLADAPQPVLEVMEEVSEKVIFDLHPNYKNIHQKIYVRVTNLPVNDQIRNIRQIHLNTMIRIGGVVTRRSGVFPQLQQVKYDCNKCGAILGPFFQNSYSEVKVGSCSECQSKGPFTVNVEQTIYRNYQKLTIQESPGTVPAGRLPRHKEVILLNDLIDCARPGEEIEVTGIYTNNFDLSLNTKNGFPVFATVVEANYVTKKQDLFSAYKLTQEDKTQIEELSKDPRIVERIIKSIAPSIYGHEDIKTAIALAMFGGQEKNIKGKHRLRGDINVLLLGDPGTAKSQFLKYVEKTGQRAVYTTGKGASAVGLTAAVHKDPVTREWTLEGGALVLADRGICLIDEFDKMNDQDRVSIHEAMEQQSISISKAGIVTSLQARCSVIAAANPVGGRYDSSKSFAQNVELTDPILSRFDILCVVKDVVDPVTDDMLAEFVVNSHFKSQPKGGKMDDSEPQDDNHGSSGSSDPENLLRKYLTYSKLYVFPKLSEIDAKKLETVYANLRRESMNGQGVSIATRHLESMIRMSEANARMHLRQYVTEDDVNMAIRVLLDSFISTQKFGVQRTLRESFKRYITYKKDYNSLLLVLLKELVKNALKFEEIITGSNSGLSSIEVKIEELQTKANEYDLADLRPFFSSKDFAKAHFELDHGLGVIKFPRRLVTW, from the exons atggcGGGAGAAGATTCAGACAATCAGCCGTCGTCGCCAGCTTCACCTTCATCCGCTGGGTTCAACACCGACCAGTTACCTTTCAGTACAAGCCAGAACTCCGAGAATTTCTCGGATGAAGAAGAAGCCGAGGTAGATCCGCAAGTCATAAGAGATGAGCCTgaggacgaggaagaagaagaagaagaagaaggagaagatctCTTCAACGATAACTTCCACCA AGATTATGAGAAAAGAGATGAGCAAGATCAGTATGAGTCTGTTGGATTGGATGATTCCGTCGTCGACAACAGAGGTCTAGGTCAGATTGCGCTTGACCGTCGCGCCGCTGAGGCTGTCCTCGATGCTCGTGAAACTCGCCTCGCTAATCgcaagcttcctcatctccttcacGATAATG ATTCAGATGATTCGAACTATCGACCTTCGAAGAGGGCTCGAGCTGCGGTTCCACCAAGAGGCAATGGCCGTGATCCTGATGGAAACCCAAGTTCCCCACTGCCTGATGTCTCAATGACTGATCAAACAGATGATTATCAAGATGAG GATGATGAAGCAGAGTTTGAGATGTATCGTATCCAAGGCAGTCTGAGGGAATGGGTTATGAGAGACGAAGTGCGTCGTTTCATTGCTAAGAAGTTCAGAGACTTCTTGCTCACTTATGTCAAACCAAACAGTGAGAATGGAGAATATGTTCGTCTGATTAATGAAATGGTCTCAG CTAATAAGTGCAGTCTAGAAATCGATTACAAAGAATTCATACATGTCCACCCGAATATTGCCATCTGGCTAGCGGATGCTCCACAACCTGTTCTCGAAGTCATGGAGGAAGTTTCAGAAAAGGTCATCTTTGATCTGCATCCAAACTACAAGAATATTCACCAGAAGATTTATGTTCGTGTTACTAATCTACCAGTTAATGATCAGATTAGGAACATAAG GCAGATTCATCTTAACACAATGATCCGCATTGGTGGAGTTGTCACGAGGCGTTCTGGTGTCTTTCCTCAGCTTCAGCAGGTGAAATATGATTGTAACAAGTGTGGAGCGATATTGGGACCTTTCTTCCAAAACTCGTATTCAGAAGTCAAAGTTGGTTCTTGTTCTGAATGCCAGTCAAAAGGACCGTTTACTGTCAATGTCGAACAG ACGATATACAGGAACTATCAGAAGCTTACCATCCAAGAGTCTCCAGGAACAGTGCCTGCTGGACGACTTCCAAGACACAAGGAAGTTATCTTGCTGAATGACCTTATTGATTGTGCTCGTCCTGGGGAAGAAATT GAGGTTACTGGCATATATACCAACAATTTTGACCTGTCTTTGAACACAAAGAATGGGTTTCCTGTCTTTGCCACTGTGGTCGAGGCAAATTATGTTACAAAGAAGCAAGACCTCTTCTCTGCATACAAGCTAACACAGGAAGACAAGACTCAAATCGAAGAGCTATCCAAGGATCCACGTATAGTTGAACGT ATCATTAAGTCAATTGCTCCGTCAATATATGGCCACGAAGATATCAAGACAGCTATAGCTCTTGCGATGTTTGGAGGCCAAGAGAAAAACATTAAAGGGAAGCACAGACTGCGTGGAGACATTAATGTACTTCTACTAGGAGATCCAGGAACAGCAAAATCACAATTTCTGAA ATATGTTGAGAAAACGGGCCAGAGAGCTGTCTACACGACTGGGAAGGGAGCTTCTGCTGTTGGTCTGACTGCAGCAGTACACAAGGATCCAGTTACAAGGGAGTGGACTCTTGAAGGAGGGGCTCTTGTACTTGCTGACCGAGGAATCTGTCTTATCGATGAGTTTGATAAGATGAATGATCAGGACAG GGTGAGCATCCATGAAGCCATGGAACAGCAGAGTATTAGTATATCGAAGGCAGGAATTGTTACTTCTCTGCAAGCTCGTTGCTCTGTTATTGCTGCAGCTAATCCAGTTGGTGGAAG GTACGATTCATCCAAATCATTTGCACAGAATGTGGAGTTGACAGATCCGATCCTTTCTCGTTTTGATATCCTTTGTGTTGTCAAG GATGTGGTTGACCCAGTGACAGATGACATGCTTGCTGAATTTGTTGTCAATAGTCACTTCAAATCACAACCTAAAGGTGGTAAAATGGATGATAGCGAGCCCCAAGATGACAATCATGGATCTAGCGGTTCTTCTGATCCCGAG AACTTGCTTAGGAAATACTTAACATACTCGAAGTTGTATGTATTCCCTAAACTGAGTGAAATTGATGCCAAGAagttggaaactgtttatgcTAATCTAAGAAGAGAATCAATG AACGGACAAGGGGTCTCTATTGCGACAAGGCACCTGGAGTCAATGATCCGAATGTCTGAAGCAAATGCTAGGATGCACCTTAGACAGTATGTCACAGAAGATGATGTTAACATGGCCATTCGTGTCCTGCTTGACTCTTTCATATCAACTCAGAAATTCGGTGTTCAGAGAACCCTGAGAGAG AGTTTTAAACGATACATTACATACAAAAAGGACTACAACTCACTGCTGCTCGTTCTTCTGAAAGAGCTAGTGAAGAATGCTTTGAAGTTTGAAGAAATCATTACGGGATCAAACTCGGGACTATCTTCGATCGAAGTTAAGATAGAGGAGCTGCAGACGAAG GCCAACGAATACGACCTCGCAGATTTACGGCCGTTCTTTTCGAGCAAAGATTTTGCCAAAGCTCATTTCGAGTTGGATCATGGTCTAGGAGTGATCAAATTTCCTAGAAGGCTAGTCACTTGGTAA
- the LOC103833125 gene encoding prolyl-tRNA editing protein ProX, protein MGFSKDHLLARLQELQIDYSKYEHPPVLTVEEQAKYVSSSEGALSKNLFLKDKKNRYYIVSAMTDTKVDMKVLSQRLGLGKGGIRMAPEEALSELLQVSLGCVTPFAVVNESARDVSLLLDQKFKNQTRCIFHPLSNDVSVSLNTLGLDKFLQSIGRDSVYIDLEANPVVGKDQPPDLAVYVPSNSVVVPELPTKTASIQTASKNVSAEKTKPVASAKPSKLAGNGKSAVEDSALLVFKNPEKFVEEILDKTTALLLSEGKGENVEALAETFRKRLTSEFTHLAVMYKNTAYSQGFYAGTQSQPKRP, encoded by the exons ATGGGTTTCTCGAAAGATCACTTGCTTGCCCGACTTCAG GAGCTTCAGATTGATTATTCCAAGTATGAACATCCTCCTGTTCTAACAGTCGAAGAGCAG GCTAAGTATGTAAGCAGTAGCGAGGGTGCACTAAGTAAGAACCTCTTTTTGAAG GACAAGAAAAATCGATATTACATCGTTTCAGCCATGACAGATACAAAAGTTGACATGAAAG TTTTATCTCAGAGACTCGGTCTGGGAAAAGGAGGAATAAGAATGGCTCCTGAGGAAGCACTTTCTGAGCTTTTGCAG GTATCCCTTGGATGTGTTACTCCGTTTGCAGTTGTAAATGAGTCAGCAAG AGATGTGTCGCTCTTGTTAGACCAAAAATTCAAGAACCAAACACGCTGCATCTTCCACCCATTGTCTAACGACGTCTCAGTCT CTCTCAACACATTGGGTCTAGACAAGTTTCTTCAGTCGATTGGGAGAGATTCTGTATACATTGATCTTGAG GCCAACCCAGTGGTTGGTAAAGACCAGCCTCCAGATCTAGCTGTTTATGTTCCGTCTAATTCAGTTGTTGTTCCTGAGCTTCCTACCAAGACAGCTTCTATTCAAACTGCTTCAAAGAATGTGTCAGCAGAGAAAACTAAGCCTGTTGCTTCAG CCAAACCGAGCAAGCTAGCCGGTAATGGGAAGAGTGCCGTGGAAGATTCAGCTCTACTAGTATTCAAGAACCCTGAGAAATTCGTGGAGGAGATTTTGGACAAAACAACGGCTCTGTTGTTGTCTGAG GGGAAGGGAGAGAATGTGGAGGCTTTAGCAGAAACATTTAGGAAACGTCTTACCTCAGAGTTTACCCACCTCGCT GTTATGTACAAAAACACAGCTTACAGTCAAGGTTTTTACGCCGGTACACAGTCCCAACCGAAGCGACCCTAA